From a region of the Tachysurus fulvidraco isolate hzauxx_2018 chromosome 5, HZAU_PFXX_2.0, whole genome shotgun sequence genome:
- the znf207b gene encoding BUB3-interacting and GLEBS motif-containing protein ZNF207b isoform X1 has translation MSDSKSRLVQNDSAKRSIQTEIEEYHKLYHKLYHKLYPDLIAHLNPITQRYCNRDFDDEKILIQHQKAKHFKCHICHKKLYTGPGLAIHCMQVHKETIDGVPNAIPGRTDIELEIYGMEGIPEKDMQERRRLLEQKSQESQKKKQDQDDSDDDDEEDEAGPSPFQQPLVAQPQNAYMPQANYSGMPPMMPGVHPMMPGMPGVMPGMPHGMMPMGGMMHPGPGVPLMMPGMPPGMPPHVPRPGIPSMAPVPSVTAPGVPVRPAAPVAPPAASKPLFPSAAAQAQQPVPTNADPPKATFPAYTQPPSSSSSSTTSSSSSSVPASSTVAILNPPAVSAKPAAISSSSATSKLMHPDEDISLEERRAQLPRYQRSIPPRPGPTVAAAAPPAVPVGSLLPQQPPIRHPMHGQFAVPPQGMPGYMPVYGQVPQYQGMGRY, from the exons ATGAGTGATTCTAAGAGTCGACTCGTCCAGAATGATTCAGCGAAACGATCAATTCAGACAGAAATAGAAGAATATCACAAACTTTATCACAAACTTTATCACAAACTTTATCCAG ATTTGATTGCACACCTTAATCCAATTACACAAAGGTACTGCAACAGAGACTTTGACGATGAGAAGATTCTCATCCAGCATCAGAAGGCGAAACATTTCAAATGTCACATATGTCACAAGAAGCTGTACACGGGACCAGGTCTAGCCATACACTGCATGCAG gTGCACAAGGAAACGATAGACGGTGTCCCTAATGCGATACCCGGCCGAACCGACATCGAGCTGGAGATCTACGGCATGGAAGGCATCCCAGAGAAAGACATGCAGGAGAGGAGGAGGCTTCTGGAACAGAAATCCCAAG aaaGCCAAAAGAAGAAACAGGACCAGGATGACtccgatgatgatgatgaggaagatgaagcCGGACCGTCACCGTTTCAGCAGCCGCTCGTTGCCCAGCCACAGAACGCCTACATGCCCCAGGCTAACTACTCAG gtatgccTCCTATGATGCCTGGAGTTCACCCAATGATGCCCGGAATGCCTGGAGTGATGCCCGGCATGCCACATGG TATGATGCCGATGGGAGGGATGATGCACCCCGGGCCCGGAGTGCCCCTCATGATGCCCGGAATGCCCCCAG gaatGCCCCCTCACGTACCCCGGCCTGGGATTCCCTCTATGGCTCCGGTACCTTCAGTGACGGCACCAGGAGTCCCGGTCCGACCTGCTGCACCCGTCGCTCCACCCGCTGCCTCCAAACCTCTCTTCCCCAGTGCTGCTGCTCAG GCTCAGCAGCCGGTGCCCACTAACGCAGATCCTCCCAAAGCAACATTCCCAGCCTACACCCAGCCTCCGTCATCCTCCTCGTCCTCCACtacttcttcctcctcttcctctgttcCTGCTAGTAGCACTGTGGCTATACTGAACCCCCCAGCAGTCTCCGCTAAGCCGGCCGCCATCTCCAGCTCCAGTGCTACCAGTAAGTTGATGCACCCTGATGAGGATATCTCACTG GAGGAGAGGCGAGCTCAGCTGCCTAGGTATCAGAGGTCGATTCCTCCTCGTCCTGGGCCCACGGTAGCTGCTGCAGCGCCCCCTGCTGTACCTGTGGGGTCACTACTTCCACAACAGCCTCCTATCAGACACCCCATGCACG gtcaGTTCGCTGTACCTCCTCAGGGAATGCCAGGTTACATGCCGGTGTACGGACAGGTGCCTCAGTACCAGGGAATGGGCCGATACTGA
- the znf207b gene encoding BUB3-interacting and GLEBS motif-containing protein ZNF207b isoform X2 has protein sequence MGRKKKKQLKPWCWYCNRDFDDEKILIQHQKAKHFKCHICHKKLYTGPGLAIHCMQVHKETIDGVPNAIPGRTDIELEIYGMEGIPEKDMQERRRLLEQKSQESQKKKQDQDDSDDDDEEDEAGPSPFQQPLVAQPQNAYMPQANYSGMPPMMPGVHPMMPGMPGVMPGMPHGMMPMGGMMHPGPGVPLMMPGMPPGMPPHVPRPGIPSMAPVPSVTAPGVPVRPAAPVAPPAASKPLFPSAAAQAQQPVPTNADPPKATFPAYTQPPSSSSSSTTSSSSSSVPASSTVAILNPPAVSAKPAAISSSSATSKLMHPDEDISLEERRAQLPRYQRSIPPRPGPTVAAAAPPAVPVGSLLPQQPPIRHPMHGQFAVPPQGMPGYMPVYGQVPQYQGMGRY, from the exons AtgggaagaaagaagaagaagcagctgAAGCCGTGGTGTTG GTACTGCAACAGAGACTTTGACGATGAGAAGATTCTCATCCAGCATCAGAAGGCGAAACATTTCAAATGTCACATATGTCACAAGAAGCTGTACACGGGACCAGGTCTAGCCATACACTGCATGCAG gTGCACAAGGAAACGATAGACGGTGTCCCTAATGCGATACCCGGCCGAACCGACATCGAGCTGGAGATCTACGGCATGGAAGGCATCCCAGAGAAAGACATGCAGGAGAGGAGGAGGCTTCTGGAACAGAAATCCCAAG aaaGCCAAAAGAAGAAACAGGACCAGGATGACtccgatgatgatgatgaggaagatgaagcCGGACCGTCACCGTTTCAGCAGCCGCTCGTTGCCCAGCCACAGAACGCCTACATGCCCCAGGCTAACTACTCAG gtatgccTCCTATGATGCCTGGAGTTCACCCAATGATGCCCGGAATGCCTGGAGTGATGCCCGGCATGCCACATGG TATGATGCCGATGGGAGGGATGATGCACCCCGGGCCCGGAGTGCCCCTCATGATGCCCGGAATGCCCCCAG gaatGCCCCCTCACGTACCCCGGCCTGGGATTCCCTCTATGGCTCCGGTACCTTCAGTGACGGCACCAGGAGTCCCGGTCCGACCTGCTGCACCCGTCGCTCCACCCGCTGCCTCCAAACCTCTCTTCCCCAGTGCTGCTGCTCAG GCTCAGCAGCCGGTGCCCACTAACGCAGATCCTCCCAAAGCAACATTCCCAGCCTACACCCAGCCTCCGTCATCCTCCTCGTCCTCCACtacttcttcctcctcttcctctgttcCTGCTAGTAGCACTGTGGCTATACTGAACCCCCCAGCAGTCTCCGCTAAGCCGGCCGCCATCTCCAGCTCCAGTGCTACCAGTAAGTTGATGCACCCTGATGAGGATATCTCACTG GAGGAGAGGCGAGCTCAGCTGCCTAGGTATCAGAGGTCGATTCCTCCTCGTCCTGGGCCCACGGTAGCTGCTGCAGCGCCCCCTGCTGTACCTGTGGGGTCACTACTTCCACAACAGCCTCCTATCAGACACCCCATGCACG gtcaGTTCGCTGTACCTCCTCAGGGAATGCCAGGTTACATGCCGGTGTACGGACAGGTGCCTCAGTACCAGGGAATGGGCCGATACTGA
- the rhbdl3 gene encoding rhomboid-related protein 3 isoform X1, which yields MIARARANSSPAVAAHTEGEEIEVLESEETETETGAPPDTEWKSLFDKYDPESSGFISAERLRDLLETHGSELDTHKLEVLLALANGNAEGKVRYQDFINLMTNKRSNSFRRAIQQGGRQLKSSSLREEVGLGLPQRLVRHVAYETLPREVDRKWYFDSYTYCPPPWLILTITITEMVVFVYYGLLLDRWVLQVSSPSFLKSPLPYHPQRRAQAWRYLSYIFMHAGIEHLGLNMAMQLLVGVPLEMVHGAARIGLIYACGVLAGSLVVSVIDMAAPVVGSSGGVYALVSAHLANVVMNWSGMKCQFKLFRMAMALVCMSVEFGRAVWLRFYPPAMPPCPNPSFCAHLGGVVVGLTLGVVVLQNYEQRLHEQFLFWIFISVYGLFVLFGIFWNVFAYSLLDVKLPPPP from the exons ATGATCGCCAGAGCGCGCGCCAACTCATCACCGGCGGTGGCCGCGCACACGGAGGGCGAAGAGATCGAAGTGTTAGAGAGCGAGGAGACCGAGACCGAGACCGGAGCTCCACCGGACACA GAGTGGAAATCTCTGTTTGATAAG taTGACCCAGAAAGTTCAGGCTTCATTAGTGCAGAGCGTTTGCGTGATCTGCTCGAGACCCATGGCTCTGAACTCGACACACACAAGCTGGAGGTTCTGTTGGCGTTGGCCAACGGGAACGCCGAGGGAAAAGTCCGATATCAGGATTTCATCAATCTG ATGACTAATAAACGCTCGAACAGTTTCCGGCGAGCGATTCAGCAGGGAGGGAGGCAGCTGAAGAGCTCCAGCCTGAGGGAGGAAGTAGGACTCGGTCTGCCTCAGAGACTCGTCCGACACGTAGCTTACGAGACGCTGCCTCGGGAAGTGGACCGCAAGTGGTACTTTGACAGCTACACCTACTGTCCTCCACCCTGGCTCAtcctcaccatcaccatcacagaG atggtggtgtttgtgtattatgGCCTCCTGCTGGACCGCTGGGTTCTGCAGGTTTCGTCTCCGTCCTTTCTGAAGAGTCCACTGCCTTACCACCCACAGCGCAGGGCGCAGGCCTGGCGCTACCTCAGCTACATCTTCATGCACGCTGG catcgAGCACCTGGGTCTGAACATGGCCATGCAGCTGCTGGTTGGTGTTCCTCTGGAGATGGTGCACGGAGCCGCTAGGATCGGCCTCATCTACGCGTGCGGTGTTTTAGCAG gttCCCTGGTGGTATCAGTGATAGACATGGCTGCCCCTGTAGTCGGGTCATCAGGAGGAGTTTATGCTCTTGTCTCCGCCCATCTTGCCAACGTTGTcatg AACTGGTCAGGGATGAAGTGTCAGTTTAAGTTGTTCCGGATGGCGATGGCGCTGGTGTGCA TGAGTGTGGAGTTCGGCCGTGCCGTGTGGTTGAGGTTTTACCCCCCCGCCATGCCCCCTTGCCCCAACCCAAGTTTCTGTGCCCATCTGGGCGGGGTGGTGGTGGGTCTGACGCTGGGTGTGGTCGTGCTACAGAACTACGAGCAGCGGCTGCATGAGCAGTTCCTCTTCTGGATCTTCATTAGCGTCTACGGCCTCTTCGTCCTCTTCGGGATCTTCTGGAATGTCTTTGCTTACAGCCTGCTGGACGTCAAacttccaccaccaccatga
- the rhbdl3 gene encoding rhomboid-related protein 3 isoform X2 — MIARARANSSPAVAAHTEGEEIEVLESEETETETGAPPDTYDPESSGFISAERLRDLLETHGSELDTHKLEVLLALANGNAEGKVRYQDFINLMTNKRSNSFRRAIQQGGRQLKSSSLREEVGLGLPQRLVRHVAYETLPREVDRKWYFDSYTYCPPPWLILTITITEMVVFVYYGLLLDRWVLQVSSPSFLKSPLPYHPQRRAQAWRYLSYIFMHAGIEHLGLNMAMQLLVGVPLEMVHGAARIGLIYACGVLAGSLVVSVIDMAAPVVGSSGGVYALVSAHLANVVMNWSGMKCQFKLFRMAMALVCMSVEFGRAVWLRFYPPAMPPCPNPSFCAHLGGVVVGLTLGVVVLQNYEQRLHEQFLFWIFISVYGLFVLFGIFWNVFAYSLLDVKLPPPP; from the exons ATGATCGCCAGAGCGCGCGCCAACTCATCACCGGCGGTGGCCGCGCACACGGAGGGCGAAGAGATCGAAGTGTTAGAGAGCGAGGAGACCGAGACCGAGACCGGAGCTCCACCGGACACA taTGACCCAGAAAGTTCAGGCTTCATTAGTGCAGAGCGTTTGCGTGATCTGCTCGAGACCCATGGCTCTGAACTCGACACACACAAGCTGGAGGTTCTGTTGGCGTTGGCCAACGGGAACGCCGAGGGAAAAGTCCGATATCAGGATTTCATCAATCTG ATGACTAATAAACGCTCGAACAGTTTCCGGCGAGCGATTCAGCAGGGAGGGAGGCAGCTGAAGAGCTCCAGCCTGAGGGAGGAAGTAGGACTCGGTCTGCCTCAGAGACTCGTCCGACACGTAGCTTACGAGACGCTGCCTCGGGAAGTGGACCGCAAGTGGTACTTTGACAGCTACACCTACTGTCCTCCACCCTGGCTCAtcctcaccatcaccatcacagaG atggtggtgtttgtgtattatgGCCTCCTGCTGGACCGCTGGGTTCTGCAGGTTTCGTCTCCGTCCTTTCTGAAGAGTCCACTGCCTTACCACCCACAGCGCAGGGCGCAGGCCTGGCGCTACCTCAGCTACATCTTCATGCACGCTGG catcgAGCACCTGGGTCTGAACATGGCCATGCAGCTGCTGGTTGGTGTTCCTCTGGAGATGGTGCACGGAGCCGCTAGGATCGGCCTCATCTACGCGTGCGGTGTTTTAGCAG gttCCCTGGTGGTATCAGTGATAGACATGGCTGCCCCTGTAGTCGGGTCATCAGGAGGAGTTTATGCTCTTGTCTCCGCCCATCTTGCCAACGTTGTcatg AACTGGTCAGGGATGAAGTGTCAGTTTAAGTTGTTCCGGATGGCGATGGCGCTGGTGTGCA TGAGTGTGGAGTTCGGCCGTGCCGTGTGGTTGAGGTTTTACCCCCCCGCCATGCCCCCTTGCCCCAACCCAAGTTTCTGTGCCCATCTGGGCGGGGTGGTGGTGGGTCTGACGCTGGGTGTGGTCGTGCTACAGAACTACGAGCAGCGGCTGCATGAGCAGTTCCTCTTCTGGATCTTCATTAGCGTCTACGGCCTCTTCGTCCTCTTCGGGATCTTCTGGAATGTCTTTGCTTACAGCCTGCTGGACGTCAAacttccaccaccaccatga